In Spirobacillus cienkowskii, a genomic segment contains:
- a CDS encoding HAMP domain-containing sensor histidine kinase: MFVWIRWYILRSQEINNLIEKLPVGATSSGQWVILAQGCILMGFILIALYVIFVSQRRLSRITKMQDTILSSVTHELKTPLASIRLYAETILLRNVAEEERKKFLNRTLKETERLQKLVDTVLISARLESDKSSLAHIRVNLSELLNNSFNQFKDRFGEIRTFDFHQLPTNEKQAYFVIGNPYHLSMLFDNLLDNAVKYTERGGLIQGGVIVKNEFIQVHIKDNGVGIEKKNLKKIFKKFYRIERNSKTRVQGSGLGLSVCHSIVKEHHGKLFAFSEGLNKGTSFYVELHRFSSHC, from the coding sequence ATGTTTGTTTGGATCCGTTGGTACATCCTCAGAAGCCAAGAGATTAATAATCTAATTGAAAAATTACCAGTTGGAGCAACAAGCTCTGGGCAATGGGTCATCTTGGCGCAAGGCTGTATTTTAATGGGATTCATTCTAATTGCATTGTACGTTATATTCGTAAGCCAAAGAAGACTTTCTCGAATTACCAAAATGCAAGATACCATTTTAAGCAGCGTAACGCATGAACTCAAAACCCCTTTAGCAAGCATCCGTCTTTACGCTGAAACCATTTTACTACGAAATGTTGCAGAAGAAGAGAGAAAAAAATTTTTAAATCGCACCCTAAAAGAAACAGAACGGTTACAAAAATTAGTAGACACAGTTCTCATTTCTGCGCGCCTAGAATCTGATAAATCTTCATTAGCCCATATTCGAGTCAATCTAAGCGAACTACTCAACAATTCATTTAACCAATTTAAAGATCGGTTTGGCGAAATTAGAACATTTGATTTTCATCAACTGCCAACAAACGAAAAACAGGCTTACTTTGTAATTGGTAACCCTTATCATCTTTCTATGCTTTTTGATAACTTACTTGACAACGCCGTAAAATATACAGAACGTGGCGGTTTAATTCAAGGAGGAGTTATTGTCAAAAATGAGTTTATTCAAGTGCACATCAAAGACAATGGAGTTGGTATAGAAAAAAAGAATTTAAAAAAGATTTTTAAAAAATTTTATCGAATAGAACGAAACTCAAAAACAAGAGTACAAGGCTCCGGATTGGGTTTGTCTGTATGCCATTCAATTGTAAAAGAACATCATGGAAAATTATTCGCTTTTAGCGAAGGGCTTAACAAAGGAACAAGTTTTTATGTCGAACTCCACAGATTTTCTTCTCATTGTTGA
- a CDS encoding lytic transglycosylase domain-containing protein — MRILLVIILLTGLFSIQKTVAFESSNSEVMGKKYVTYYQDFLKNKDYQELKQLDEMRTQISKIKNSTESIYANLGLLNVAIDSENMNYSEFAIQNLKSKKSKMSLLELDIFKIYHAKYLYLKNDYAGAILLLKPLANKGKSILSPLVSPLYLDALLDLGLRAEALDYYKKNSEIVEQNLDWETLNSIYVKLASAAVYFNQFNLALNFLKKPLLFYPVEKAGRESMVILAKIECAGGSIGSLYFREENMMYLSREIFRRIGNQTDSKNYVLALIGINPQDPLPKVKVDKLSIQEKLKILSIADLLINSREYQLADIVLEYLSEAEMYIEPFSKDKILDMRGRVFNALQKPLKAAQSYFRIFNEMPTSKLADTAKLKYAMSLHYARNNSESAQFSIANQIYTSREEQSWFTFWQYYLSSQFLEAENKAKEYVSLSPKNADSNRFQYWLNVLRKNKIDKDLYIKNLTEISNKNFDYPYPIFSRMKLNEFLSIPYKVNIVNNQNFKDFYVTQSNPFINKKLQNPQLEIIRKLVNYKLNEIAKQHIKAVNIKRLKKKEIVALANLAYMAKDYKLASELMRNNFSYTLQDYNIIENWSEKTNFWKLNFPLAYWSDIQNASRLADIDPFWLLSIMRAESSYDAKAESPVGAIGLMQIMPYTGLNISKHIGKENFNIGLLKDPGQSIAFSAWYLRMLLKIYNGNYLLATAAYNSGPEAVNRWINQNSSLTIDEFYENIPFQETKRYVAKVLGFLDIYYKVQLGVANGYSLDSGENLPDIFTRMKIF; from the coding sequence ATGAGAATCCTTCTAGTCATAATTCTACTGACTGGTCTATTCAGTATACAAAAAACAGTTGCATTCGAAAGTTCAAATTCAGAAGTTATGGGTAAAAAATATGTAACCTACTATCAAGACTTTTTAAAAAACAAAGACTATCAAGAACTTAAACAACTTGACGAAATGCGAACCCAAATCTCCAAAATTAAAAATAGCACAGAATCTATTTATGCAAACTTAGGCTTATTGAATGTTGCCATTGACTCCGAAAATATGAATTATTCTGAATTTGCGATTCAAAATTTAAAATCTAAAAAAAGTAAGATGTCTCTATTAGAGTTGGATATTTTTAAAATTTATCATGCAAAATATTTGTATTTAAAAAATGATTATGCAGGTGCGATATTACTTCTTAAGCCATTGGCAAATAAAGGCAAGTCTATTTTGTCTCCCTTAGTGAGTCCTCTTTATTTAGATGCTTTATTAGATTTGGGGTTAAGAGCAGAAGCATTAGATTATTATAAAAAAAATTCAGAAATTGTGGAGCAAAATTTAGATTGGGAAACATTGAATTCAATTTATGTAAAATTAGCTTCAGCCGCAGTTTATTTTAATCAGTTTAATTTGGCATTAAATTTTTTAAAAAAACCATTGCTTTTTTACCCTGTAGAAAAAGCAGGCAGAGAGTCTATGGTTATTTTGGCTAAAATTGAATGTGCAGGAGGAAGTATTGGAAGTTTGTATTTTCGAGAAGAAAATATGATGTATTTATCGCGCGAGATTTTTAGAAGAATTGGCAACCAAACAGACTCCAAAAACTATGTGCTAGCGCTAATAGGAATTAATCCTCAAGATCCTTTACCTAAAGTTAAAGTTGATAAACTCAGTATTCAAGAAAAATTAAAAATATTAAGTATAGCAGATTTATTAATAAATTCTCGAGAATATCAATTGGCAGATATTGTTCTTGAATATTTGTCAGAAGCAGAAATGTATATTGAGCCTTTTAGTAAAGATAAAATTTTAGATATGCGTGGTAGAGTCTTTAATGCATTGCAAAAGCCTTTAAAAGCTGCGCAATCCTATTTTAGAATTTTTAACGAAATGCCAACTTCTAAGCTTGCAGATACTGCAAAACTTAAATATGCCATGTCTTTGCATTATGCAAGAAATAATTCAGAATCCGCGCAATTTTCTATTGCAAATCAAATTTATACATCAAGAGAAGAACAATCTTGGTTTACTTTTTGGCAATATTATTTGTCTTCTCAATTTTTAGAGGCAGAAAATAAAGCAAAGGAGTATGTTTCTTTAAGTCCAAAAAATGCTGACAGTAACCGTTTTCAGTATTGGTTAAATGTTTTAAGAAAAAATAAAATAGATAAAGATTTATATATTAAAAATTTAACAGAAATTTCAAATAAAAATTTTGATTATCCATACCCAATTTTTTCAAGAATGAAATTAAATGAATTTTTATCTATCCCTTATAAAGTAAATATTGTTAATAATCAAAACTTTAAAGATTTTTATGTTACTCAAAGTAATCCATTTATCAATAAAAAATTACAAAACCCACAGTTAGAAATTATTAGAAAGTTGGTTAATTATAAACTCAATGAAATTGCAAAACAACACATTAAAGCTGTTAATATAAAAAGGCTTAAAAAGAAAGAAATAGTGGCTTTAGCAAACCTCGCATATATGGCTAAAGATTATAAATTAGCCTCTGAGCTTATGCGAAATAATTTTTCTTATACTCTGCAAGACTACAATATTATTGAAAATTGGTCAGAAAAAACTAATTTTTGGAAACTAAATTTTCCTTTAGCATACTGGTCCGATATTCAAAATGCATCACGTCTTGCTGATATTGATCCTTTTTGGTTACTTTCTATTATGCGTGCTGAGTCAAGTTATGATGCTAAAGCAGAAAGCCCTGTTGGAGCTATTGGTTTAATGCAGATAATGCCATATACTGGACTTAATATTTCTAAACATATTGGTAAAGAAAATTTTAATATTGGATTGCTTAAAGATCCAGGACAGTCGATTGCATTTTCAGCATGGTATTTGAGAATGTTATTAAAAATATACAATGGTAATTATTTACTTGCTACAGCGGCTTATAATAGTGGCCCAGAGGCAGTAAATCGCTGGATTAATCAAAATAGTTCTCTTACTATAGACGAATTTTATGAAAATATTCCATTTCAAGAAACAAAAAGATATGTTGCTAAAGTTTTAGGATTTTTAGATATATATTATAAAGTTCAACTTGGGGTTGCAAATGGATATTCTTTAGATTCCGGAGAAAATTTACCCGATATTTTTACAAGAATGAAAATATTTTAA
- the lipB gene encoding lipoyl(octanoyl) transferase LipB, giving the protein MEIKNLGLIPYGDCLGIMDFYHSEVVKSPNHPGLILVVQHPPTVTMGKRELLQDMLVSPEQLKTKGVDFFKIDRGGSVTVHEPGQLVIYPIFNLGKYKQTVRSYVNLLEDAMIEISAKYQVTATRSEVNPGVWCGHNKIGALGIRILNKVTKHGIAYNINNSLETFKHIVPCGLRNSGVTSLLAEVKAHTAKDENLQFNIDFDDVSFQLSGYIKDKLLLTINS; this is encoded by the coding sequence ATGGAAATTAAAAATTTAGGTCTTATTCCTTATGGAGATTGTTTAGGAATTATGGATTTTTATCATTCTGAGGTGGTAAAATCTCCAAATCATCCCGGTCTTATTTTGGTTGTCCAGCATCCACCTACAGTGACAATGGGCAAACGAGAATTATTGCAAGATATGCTTGTTTCACCAGAGCAGCTAAAAACGAAAGGGGTCGATTTTTTTAAAATTGATCGTGGGGGCAGTGTCACAGTTCATGAGCCAGGGCAGTTGGTGATTTATCCTATTTTTAATCTTGGTAAATACAAGCAGACTGTTCGTTCTTATGTGAATTTACTTGAAGATGCGATGATTGAAATTTCTGCAAAATACCAAGTTACTGCGACGCGCAGCGAGGTCAATCCAGGAGTATGGTGTGGCCATAACAAAATTGGTGCATTAGGAATTAGAATTCTGAATAAAGTCACTAAACATGGTATTGCTTACAATATAAATAACTCACTAGAAACATTTAAGCATATTGTTCCATGTGGTTTAAGAAATAGTGGTGTGACATCTCTTCTGGCAGAAGTGAAAGCACACACGGCAAAAGATGAAAACTTACAGTTTAATATTGATTTTGATGATGTTTCTTTTCAGTTATCAGGATACATAAAAGATAAATTATTGTTAACTATTAACAGTTAA
- the sufC gene encoding Fe-S cluster assembly ATPase SufC, whose translation MLSIRNLKASVASKEILKGVNLEIPKGEVHVIMGPNGVGKSTLSHVLMGSKNYDITEGAVFLNGEDITQLDTAERARRGLFLAFQYPVSVPGLKISEYLRNLYNISHEKQVSVSEFRKIIKEKLELLSIDRMALQRYLNEGFSGGEMKKFEMLQLMLVEPKIAILDEIDSGVDVDAQKIVAKAINYIAKTYNTSFLIVTHYQRLLNFVEPHKVHVVLDGKINLSGDMELVHKLERSGYDAIRQGYETKV comes from the coding sequence ATGTTATCAATAAGAAACCTAAAAGCGTCTGTAGCCAGTAAAGAAATTCTAAAAGGAGTAAACTTAGAAATTCCTAAAGGTGAAGTGCATGTGATAATGGGGCCAAATGGTGTTGGAAAATCAACCTTATCACATGTCTTAATGGGTTCAAAAAATTATGATATTACTGAAGGCGCTGTTTTTTTGAATGGCGAAGATATTACCCAGCTCGATACCGCAGAGCGAGCGAGACGTGGGTTGTTTTTGGCTTTTCAGTACCCAGTTTCTGTGCCAGGATTAAAAATTTCAGAATATTTAAGAAATCTTTATAATATTAGTCACGAAAAGCAGGTAAGTGTTTCTGAATTTAGAAAAATCATTAAAGAAAAACTTGAGTTATTGAGTATTGATCGTATGGCTTTGCAACGATATTTGAATGAAGGCTTTTCTGGTGGCGAAATGAAAAAGTTTGAAATGTTGCAATTAATGCTTGTTGAACCCAAAATTGCAATTTTAGATGAAATTGATTCTGGAGTCGATGTGGATGCGCAAAAAATTGTTGCAAAAGCAATTAATTATATTGCAAAAACATACAATACAAGCTTTTTAATTGTGACGCATTATCAAAGATTATTAAACTTTGTCGAACCCCATAAAGTGCATGTTGTGCTAGATGGAAAAATTAATCTTTCTGGTGACATGGAATTAGTTCATAAGTTAGAGCGCAGTGGGTACGATGCAATAAGACAAGGTTACGAAACAAAAGTATAA
- a CDS encoding aminotransferase class V-fold PLP-dependent enzyme, giving the protein MNTIALGSNLKHDFPIFKNNQKIVNGVVNPLVYLDSAATTQKPKAVINAMSHYLENDYGSVHRGAYGVSIRSSEIYENARLKVANFLGKHVSPSQVVFTRGTTESLNILAHGIADTYLNEKSRIVIPAIEHHANLIPWQQVALKQDCELAYISLEGKKGKQLQLNLKNAAQLITKNTKVVSLAHVGNVLGQVNPIAEIIALAKKVGALVVLDCAQSIATHDEDLFALGADAVVFSSHKIYGPTGIGVLAMSPELMESLPPFQYGGGMISSVTLEGSQWTTGPAKFEAGTPPILEACGLAAAIEWLNAANRKQIFEHTRQLATLFLEKIKQIPDIEVFSPETGNEAIVSFRHAKIHAHDFATILDASNIAMRAGLHCAWPLIHELGGDALIRCSFGAYSDADDVNIAYKAIKNI; this is encoded by the coding sequence ATGAATACCATAGCACTTGGTTCCAATTTAAAGCATGATTTTCCAATATTTAAAAATAATCAAAAAATTGTTAACGGAGTGGTAAATCCGTTGGTGTATCTTGATTCGGCAGCAACCACCCAAAAGCCTAAAGCAGTTATTAATGCAATGAGCCATTATTTAGAAAACGATTATGGCTCCGTGCATAGAGGCGCATACGGCGTATCCATTCGTTCTTCTGAAATATACGAGAACGCTCGACTTAAAGTAGCAAATTTTTTAGGCAAACATGTTTCTCCGTCACAAGTCGTCTTTACTCGAGGTACAACAGAAAGTTTAAATATTTTGGCACATGGTATTGCTGATACATATTTAAACGAAAAGTCACGCATTGTGATTCCGGCAATTGAACATCATGCAAATTTAATTCCATGGCAACAGGTTGCTTTAAAACAAGATTGTGAATTGGCGTATATTTCTTTAGAAGGAAAAAAAGGGAAACAACTACAACTTAACCTTAAAAACGCTGCGCAACTCATTACTAAAAATACAAAAGTAGTCTCATTAGCGCATGTTGGCAATGTATTAGGGCAAGTCAATCCAATTGCAGAAATTATTGCTCTTGCTAAAAAAGTTGGTGCTCTGGTTGTTTTGGATTGTGCACAAAGTATTGCAACCCACGATGAAGATTTGTTTGCGTTAGGCGCCGATGCGGTGGTGTTTAGTTCGCATAAAATTTATGGACCAACTGGTATTGGTGTTTTGGCAATGAGTCCAGAGCTAATGGAGAGTCTTCCGCCGTTTCAATATGGTGGTGGGATGATTTCTTCGGTGACATTAGAAGGGAGTCAGTGGACAACAGGGCCTGCAAAATTTGAGGCAGGAACGCCTCCAATCCTTGAAGCTTGTGGTTTGGCTGCTGCAATAGAATGGTTGAATGCTGCCAATCGTAAGCAAATTTTTGAGCACACGCGTCAACTGGCAACGCTTTTTTTAGAAAAAATAAAACAAATACCTGATATTGAAGTTTTTTCCCCAGAAACAGGCAACGAAGCGATTGTGTCATTTCGCCATGCAAAAATTCATGCTCATGATTTCGCGACAATTCTTGATGCGAGCAACATTGCAATGCGAGCAGGATTGCATTGTGCTTGGCCCCTTATTCATGAATTAGGAGGTGATGCCCTAATAAGATGTAGTTTTGGCGCCTATTCAGACGCTGATGATGTCAATATTGCATATAAAGCCATAAAAAATATTTAA
- the phnE gene encoding phosphonate ABC transporter, permease protein PhnE, protein MRFPSFIPMEETKRIKKQWIGLLIEMAVWSYFIVFLVKIFFFDIIMRYLEYLAYQTPPLQFASIIIEKLQFDSRYFEFPWSWFLGLCLIGAMIGVLVTLKCKGFGSWVASISKLQVSDPQAVLKIQNHWKYAKLEGIALLAMTLITGLILIEASVQRIFQVEGLLGAGRLFLQLTCGIPGVGETVGSISLYECLKWLLNQIVFLHNLIFTNQIEFFSAQCVPNDLGYFTNALGKLAESIYLAFVATFFSLPIAFILSFLASRNLTRQSFLTRVSYFIVRSMMNITRSIEPLIWAILFSVWIGIGPFAGSLALLVHSVASLVKQYSEAVESVENGPMEALQATGANRLQVVWYAVVPQVVLPFLAFTIYRWDINVRMATVIGLVGGGGIGSLLIQEQMLARWTQVGSLAFLIFLVVWGMDYLSAKVREAIQ, encoded by the coding sequence ATGCGTTTTCCATCTTTTATTCCAATGGAAGAAACTAAACGGATAAAAAAACAATGGATTGGTTTGCTCATTGAAATGGCCGTTTGGAGCTATTTTATCGTTTTTTTGGTTAAAATATTTTTTTTTGATATTATAATGCGTTATTTAGAGTATCTCGCATATCAAACACCTCCGCTGCAATTTGCATCAATCATAATAGAAAAACTTCAATTTGATAGCCGTTATTTCGAGTTCCCGTGGAGTTGGTTTTTGGGATTATGTCTTATTGGTGCAATGATTGGAGTATTGGTAACTTTAAAGTGTAAAGGATTTGGTTCTTGGGTCGCAAGTATTTCAAAACTTCAAGTGAGCGATCCGCAAGCGGTGTTAAAAATTCAAAATCACTGGAAATATGCCAAGCTTGAAGGAATTGCACTGCTTGCAATGACCTTAATTACGGGTTTGATTTTAATTGAAGCAAGTGTTCAGAGAATTTTTCAGGTAGAGGGATTATTGGGTGCAGGCAGACTATTTCTTCAATTAACTTGCGGAATACCAGGAGTTGGAGAAACAGTTGGGTCAATATCACTCTATGAGTGTTTAAAATGGTTATTAAATCAAATCGTTTTTTTGCACAATTTAATATTTACAAACCAAATCGAATTTTTTTCTGCACAATGCGTTCCCAATGATCTTGGTTATTTTACAAATGCATTAGGCAAACTGGCAGAGTCTATTTATCTTGCTTTTGTTGCAACCTTTTTTAGTTTGCCGATTGCTTTTATTTTGTCGTTTCTTGCTTCAAGAAATTTAACGCGACAAAGTTTTTTGACTCGAGTTAGCTATTTTATTGTTCGTTCGATGATGAATATTACACGTTCCATTGAGCCATTAATTTGGGCAATTTTATTTTCTGTATGGATTGGAATTGGACCATTTGCCGGCTCTTTGGCCTTGCTGGTGCATAGTGTCGCAAGTTTGGTAAAACAGTATTCTGAGGCAGTAGAAAGTGTTGAAAATGGACCTATGGAAGCGTTACAAGCAACTGGAGCAAATCGTTTGCAGGTAGTATGGTATGCAGTCGTGCCGCAAGTTGTGCTTCCGTTTCTTGCTTTTACAATTTATCGCTGGGATATCAATGTTCGCATGGCAACAGTGATCGGTCTCGTTGGTGGTGGTGGTATAGGTAGTTTACTGATTCAGGAACAAATGCTTGCCCGTTGGACTCAGGTGGGAAGTTTGGCATTTTTAATTTTTTTGGTTGTATGGGGAATGGATTACTTATCTGCCAAAGTTCGAGAGGCGATTCAATAA
- a CDS encoding response regulator transcription factor: MSNSTDFLLIVEDEESIGEGLQFNFEAEGFEVAIISNGLEAINFIKSNFEKISTIVLDIMLPEMDGYEILKQTRILAEKIPILVLSAKSLENDRIKAFELGADDYVTKPFHLSEIILRVKRLVQRKKWYKTEINLIPTKFGDSIFDPENLCIKKNDGLIIRVSPTEGLLIQVFLENQNKILTRNDLLQKVWQYDAVIETRTVDVFVGKLRKYIERNPAHPDFIISIRGVGYTYLPSSNNSL; the protein is encoded by the coding sequence ATGTCGAACTCCACAGATTTTCTTCTCATTGTTGAAGATGAAGAATCCATTGGGGAAGGGTTGCAATTTAACTTTGAGGCAGAAGGATTTGAAGTTGCAATAATTTCTAATGGACTTGAAGCAATTAACTTTATTAAAAGTAATTTTGAAAAAATATCGACAATTGTCTTAGATATCATGCTTCCAGAAATGGATGGATACGAAATTTTAAAACAGACCCGTATTTTAGCAGAAAAAATTCCGATTCTTGTTCTGAGTGCCAAAAGCCTAGAAAATGATAGAATTAAAGCTTTTGAGCTTGGCGCAGATGATTACGTAACAAAACCATTTCATTTATCTGAAATTATTTTACGCGTTAAACGACTTGTCCAAAGAAAAAAGTGGTATAAAACAGAAATAAATTTGATACCAACAAAATTTGGAGATTCTATTTTTGATCCAGAAAATTTATGTATTAAAAAAAATGATGGATTGATTATTCGAGTTTCGCCTACTGAAGGTTTATTAATACAAGTATTTCTAGAAAATCAAAATAAAATTCTGACAAGAAATGATTTACTGCAAAAAGTTTGGCAATATGATGCAGTCATCGAAACCCGAACTGTTGATGTGTTTGTTGGAAAACTCAGAAAATACATTGAACGCAATCCTGCTCATCCTGATTTTATAATTTCAATTCGTGGAGTTGGTTACACGTATCTTCCCAGTAGCAACAACTCTTTATAA
- the sufU gene encoding Fe-S cluster assembly sulfur transfer protein SufU, producing the protein MEENLKASQSIELSSLYQEVIVDHAKRPRFKSKNSSCRFCLEGKNPICGDNITLFCQVEMQNSCPLLSIQFDGNGCSISQASASIMCEILQKVTLDKAQKTIHHAEEIYTGKLKVNPQDLEDDIEALNGVSKFPVRVKCAALPWKTLDLLLTDNFDVDGMPKSGCDKLENCVKSTNSQRKLKIVTTEEK; encoded by the coding sequence ATGGAAGAAAATTTGAAAGCCTCTCAATCAATTGAATTAAGCTCATTGTATCAAGAGGTTATAGTAGATCATGCAAAGCGACCTCGCTTTAAATCTAAAAATTCTTCATGCCGTTTCTGTTTAGAGGGAAAAAATCCAATTTGCGGAGATAATATTACGTTATTTTGCCAAGTCGAAATGCAAAATTCGTGTCCATTGCTTTCTATTCAGTTTGACGGAAATGGCTGTTCTATCAGTCAGGCCAGTGCAAGCATAATGTGTGAAATATTGCAAAAAGTTACGTTAGATAAAGCGCAAAAAACAATTCATCACGCAGAAGAAATTTACACAGGAAAATTAAAAGTTAATCCACAAGATTTAGAAGATGATATTGAAGCATTAAATGGAGTGAGTAAATTTCCTGTTCGAGTAAAGTGCGCTGCACTTCCTTGGAAAACATTAGATTTATTGCTTACAGATAACTTTGATGTTGATGGAATGCCAAAGTCTGGCTGTGACAAATTAGAAAATTGCGTTAAATCAACAAATAGCCAGCGTAAATTAAAAATTGTAACAACTGAAGAAAAATAA
- a CDS encoding cation:dicarboxylate symporter family transporter, whose amino-acid sequence MIRYLPKIFNSIIFRLLITLIFGYFFGSLLPIDLQSILYAISLSLKELLIFCLPFIIFSCIFSCLLSFKADVFKFIIILLGCICVSGYFSTFLSYGISKFALPGFHNIQETHLNLTHSLKPFWEFALPSLISNNLALFSGFLAGLVFSKFRSAKVDQFANNMRHIVTVFLNKVFVPVLPLFALGFVIKLESDGILSVIVKSYFPLVIAIIVAEVLYIAFLYYLGAGFQFKKFVYFIKNVLPSGMMGFSTMSSMAALPLTIQAAEKNTGEVDLSRTIVPATVNVHLIGDSIAVPMIAIAIMGTFGVQFPDISTFFIFASFFVLAKFAVAGIPGGGIVVMIPILEKYLGFSPEMGGLITAIYILLDPLNTTANILGNGAFAILTTKIFKTKKTISTN is encoded by the coding sequence ATGATAAGATATCTGCCCAAAATTTTTAATAGCATTATTTTTCGGTTACTGATTACCCTAATTTTTGGTTACTTTTTTGGGAGCCTACTTCCAATCGATCTTCAATCTATTTTGTATGCCATAAGTCTTTCTTTAAAAGAGCTTTTAATATTTTGTCTACCATTTATAATATTTAGTTGTATTTTTTCTTGTCTACTCTCTTTTAAAGCCGACGTATTTAAATTTATCATTATATTACTCGGATGTATTTGTGTTTCTGGTTATTTTTCAACCTTTTTAAGTTACGGTATTTCTAAATTTGCTCTACCTGGCTTTCACAACATCCAAGAAACGCATCTTAATTTAACACACTCACTAAAGCCCTTTTGGGAATTTGCATTACCCTCACTTATTTCTAACAATCTTGCTTTATTTAGTGGTTTTTTAGCTGGTTTAGTTTTTTCTAAGTTTAGAAGTGCTAAGGTCGATCAATTTGCTAACAATATGCGTCATATAGTCACAGTATTTTTAAATAAAGTCTTTGTTCCTGTTTTGCCTCTCTTTGCATTAGGGTTTGTGATTAAGTTAGAAAGTGATGGCATTTTATCTGTCATTGTTAAATCATATTTTCCTCTTGTTATCGCAATAATCGTTGCGGAAGTGCTTTATATTGCTTTTCTTTACTATCTCGGCGCTGGTTTTCAGTTCAAAAAATTTGTTTATTTTATTAAAAATGTTCTTCCATCTGGAATGATGGGCTTTAGTACAATGTCAAGTATGGCTGCGTTGCCTCTCACTATCCAAGCGGCAGAAAAAAATACGGGAGAAGTTGATCTTTCTCGCACAATTGTTCCAGCAACAGTCAATGTTCATCTTATTGGAGATAGCATCGCTGTTCCTATGATTGCCATTGCGATAATGGGAACATTTGGCGTGCAGTTTCCTGATATTTCAACTTTTTTTATTTTTGCAAGCTTCTTTGTTTTGGCTAAATTTGCTGTCGCAGGAATTCCTGGCGGTGGAATCGTTGTGATGATACCAATCCTTGAAAAATACTTAGGATTTTCCCCAGAAATGGGAGGATTAATCACTGCGATTTATATATTATTAGATCCCCTGAATACAACAGCAAATATTCTTGGAAATGGTGCATTTGCGATCTTAACCACAAAGATATTTAAAACCAAGAAGACAATTTCAACAAATTAA
- the phnC gene encoding phosphonate ABC transporter ATP-binding protein translates to MSFQIKDNSSLLLKLENITKKYPNGVHALKGINLNVFRGEFLAVIGLSGSGKSTLLRCINRIHDPSSGNIFFSGQNITNVKESQLKLVRSKIGMIFQNFNLIERKNVLHNVLLGKLSLRQALFLGGIFHPWPEEWIVDAYEALQKVGLKEKALIRADGLSGGQKQRVAIARTLLQNPELILADEPVASLDPSTSYSVMNYLKDLNQNKNITIVCNLHFLSLVREYSTRVIALKNGELIFEGKPSDISAKWFRNIYGEEAREVEIQ, encoded by the coding sequence GTGAGTTTTCAAATTAAAGACAACTCTTCATTGCTTTTAAAGTTAGAAAATATTACTAAAAAATATCCAAATGGTGTGCATGCATTAAAAGGTATTAATCTAAATGTATTTAGAGGTGAATTTTTAGCAGTGATTGGTTTATCAGGATCTGGAAAATCAACTCTGTTACGTTGTATCAATAGAATACATGATCCCTCTTCAGGAAATATATTTTTTTCTGGTCAAAATATTACAAATGTAAAAGAATCTCAGCTTAAATTGGTGCGTTCAAAAATTGGGATGATATTTCAAAATTTTAATTTAATTGAAAGAAAAAATGTATTGCATAACGTGTTACTTGGTAAATTGTCTTTAAGGCAAGCTTTATTTCTAGGAGGAATTTTTCATCCGTGGCCTGAAGAATGGATTGTAGATGCTTACGAAGCCCTCCAAAAAGTAGGACTTAAAGAGAAAGCGCTGATTCGTGCTGATGGGTTGTCTGGAGGCCAAAAACAACGCGTTGCAATTGCCCGAACCCTTTTGCAAAATCCTGAATTGATTTTAGCAGACGAGCCTGTGGCATCACTAGATCCTTCAACAAGTTATTCTGTTATGAACTATTTAAAAGATCTCAATCAAAATAAGAATATTACGATTGTTTGTAATTTGCACTTTTTAAGTTTGGTTCGTGAATACTCAACGCGAGTGATTGCCTTAAAAAATGGAGAATTGATATTTGAAGGTAAGCCTTCTGATATTTCTGCAAAATGGTTTAGAAACATTTATGGTGAAGAAGCAAGAGAAGTGGAGATTCAATAA